A window of Deltaproteobacteria bacterium contains these coding sequences:
- a CDS encoding alpha/beta hydrolase, translated as MKVYFSHGKESGPWGNKIKRLAAIASAHGCEVDSIDYSDTYDPDLRVERLVSILKNENEKCILVGSSMGGYVSLMASGEVETHAVFLLAPALYMRGYKEEYPIGHRHLEIVHGWSDDIIPPEHSIRYAKEADCALHLISGDHPLNSSIEVVERLFEGFLERALSEID; from the coding sequence ATGAAAGTTTACTTCTCACACGGCAAGGAAAGCGGCCCATGGGGCAACAAGATAAAGCGACTGGCAGCGATCGCCAGTGCGCATGGCTGCGAAGTTGACAGCATCGATTACTCCGACACCTACGACCCCGACCTGCGGGTAGAACGGCTGGTGAGTATCCTCAAAAATGAAAACGAAAAGTGCATCCTGGTTGGCTCGAGCATGGGCGGCTACGTGTCATTGATGGCCTCGGGCGAGGTCGAGACCCACGCGGTATTTCTGCTGGCGCCGGCCTTGTATATGAGGGGTTATAAGGAAGAATACCCCATCGGCCACAGGCACCTGGAAATCGTGCACGGCTGGTCCGATGACATCATTCCGCCAGAGCACTCGATCAGGTATGCAAAAGAGGCCGATTGCGCGCTACACCTGATTAGCGGCGATCACCCGCTGAATAGCTCTATCGAGGTTGTCGAGCGGCTGTTTGAGGGGTTTTTGGAAAGGGCTTTGTCTGAAATCGACTAG